From a region of the Pseudoxanthomonas sp. X-1 genome:
- the rsmD gene encoding 16S rRNA (guanine(966)-N(2))-methyltransferase RsmD, with the protein MPRPLPPSSRNAGAGQVRIVGGRWRNTRLAVPDVAGLRPSSDRVRETLFNWLTGQLAGARVLDLFAGTGALGLEALSRGAAGAVLVERDPAAARQLAQTVTRLQADDIAQVVQGDALAWLEGQPDGGFQIAFLDPPFADGLHARVLERLPRLLAPDAWLYLEAPLEQAPALPPGFVLHREGQTRQVRYALARAPG; encoded by the coding sequence ATGCCCCGACCGCTCCCTCCCTCGTCCCGCAACGCCGGCGCCGGCCAGGTGCGCATCGTCGGCGGGCGCTGGCGCAACACGCGCCTGGCCGTGCCGGACGTGGCCGGCCTGCGGCCCAGCAGCGACCGGGTGCGCGAGACCCTGTTCAACTGGCTGACCGGGCAGTTGGCCGGGGCGCGGGTGCTGGACCTGTTCGCCGGCACCGGGGCGCTGGGGCTGGAGGCGCTCTCGCGCGGGGCGGCCGGCGCGGTGCTGGTCGAACGCGACCCGGCCGCGGCCCGCCAGCTGGCGCAGACGGTGACAAGGCTGCAAGCCGACGACATCGCCCAGGTGGTGCAGGGCGACGCGCTGGCCTGGCTGGAGGGGCAGCCGGACGGCGGCTTCCAGATCGCCTTCCTCGACCCGCCGTTCGCCGACGGGCTGCATGCGCGCGTGCTGGAACGCCTGCCGCGGCTGCTCGCGCCCGACGCCTGGCTGTACCTGGAGGCCCCGCTCGAGCAGGCGCCGGCGCTGCCGCCCGGCTTCGTCCTGCATCGCGAGGGTCAGACCCGCCAGGTCCGCTATGCGTTGGCGCGCGCGCCCGGCTGA
- the coaD gene encoding pantetheine-phosphate adenylyltransferase, whose product MSVSPIRTAVYPGTFDPITNGHLDLIDRAAPLFERLVIGVAASQKKGPALPLEQRVELARAATAHHRHVEVIGFDSLLADFVAQVGGRVLLRGLRAVSDFEYEFQMASMNRHLIPEVETLFMTPAEQYGFISSTLVREVARLGGDVSGFVPASVAKALQDVRRASLSPAP is encoded by the coding sequence ATGAGCGTGTCGCCCATCCGGACGGCGGTCTATCCGGGCACCTTCGATCCGATCACCAATGGTCATCTGGACCTGATCGACCGCGCCGCGCCGTTGTTCGAGCGCCTGGTCATCGGCGTGGCGGCCAGCCAGAAGAAGGGCCCGGCACTGCCGCTGGAGCAGCGCGTGGAACTGGCGCGCGCCGCCACCGCGCACCACCGGCACGTGGAGGTCATCGGCTTCGACAGCCTGCTGGCCGATTTCGTCGCCCAGGTCGGCGGGCGGGTGCTGCTGCGCGGGCTGCGCGCGGTGTCCGACTTCGAGTACGAGTTCCAGATGGCGAGCATGAACCGGCATCTGATCCCCGAAGTGGAAACGCTGTTCATGACCCCGGCCGAGCAATACGGCTTCATTTCCTCGACCCTGGTGCGCGAAGTGGCGCGCCTGGGCGGCGACGTGTCCGGCTTCGTGCCGGCCTCGGTCGCCAAGGCGCTGCAGGACGTGCGCCGCGCTTCGCTTTCCCCCGCCCCTTGA
- a CDS encoding YfhL family 4Fe-4S dicluster ferredoxin, whose translation MSLKINSLCVNCDVCEPACPNQAIAMGEEIYVIDPARCTECVGHFDEPQCVVVCPVECIDPDPAYPESREDLLAKLQRLQGE comes from the coding sequence ATGTCGCTGAAGATCAACTCCCTGTGCGTCAACTGCGACGTCTGCGAGCCGGCCTGTCCCAACCAGGCCATCGCGATGGGCGAGGAGATCTATGTCATCGACCCGGCGCGCTGTACCGAATGCGTGGGCCATTTCGACGAGCCGCAGTGCGTGGTGGTGTGCCCGGTGGAGTGCATCGATCCCGACCCGGCGTATCCTGAAAGCCGGGAGGACCTGCTGGCCAAGCTCCAGCGCCTGCAGGGTGAATGA